A genomic stretch from Mycobacterium cookii includes:
- a CDS encoding oxygenase MpaB family protein, protein MTTSHKRIDADALPTTGTRISVRYGAARWNERPVSVADAMDFWSFAAGAANVIMQLSQPGVGHGVVESKVDSGNLLKHPWKRARTTFQYLAVAVFGDEDDRRAYREAVDTAHRQVKSTPSSPLSYNAFDRNLQMWVAACLFVGLEDSYRMLRGPMTAEQSEVFYRSAWTLGTTLQVREDQWPPTRAEFDDYWNQACLSVSMDDTVRGYLQDLIDLKMINPLLRLPFRRLLRFLTTGFLAPVFRDALGLSWSPRQQRRFELLFLLVSFVNRFLPPFLRQGGSWVLLGDVRRRVARGAALI, encoded by the coding sequence ATGACGACATCCCATAAGCGGATCGACGCTGACGCGCTGCCCACCACCGGGACCCGGATCAGCGTCCGGTACGGGGCGGCACGCTGGAATGAACGGCCCGTTAGCGTGGCCGACGCGATGGACTTCTGGTCGTTTGCCGCCGGCGCGGCCAACGTGATCATGCAGCTGTCGCAACCCGGCGTCGGGCACGGTGTAGTCGAGTCGAAGGTCGACTCCGGCAACCTGCTCAAACATCCGTGGAAGCGCGCCCGAACCACATTTCAGTACCTGGCTGTCGCGGTGTTCGGTGATGAGGATGACCGCCGCGCCTACCGGGAGGCGGTCGACACCGCGCACCGTCAGGTGAAGTCGACACCATCGAGTCCGTTGTCCTACAACGCTTTTGACCGCAACCTGCAGATGTGGGTGGCGGCGTGTTTGTTCGTGGGTCTCGAGGACTCGTATCGGATGTTGCGCGGACCGATGACGGCCGAGCAGTCGGAGGTGTTCTACCGGTCGGCCTGGACGCTGGGCACCACCTTGCAGGTCCGCGAAGACCAGTGGCCGCCGACCCGCGCGGAGTTCGATGACTACTGGAATCAGGCCTGTCTGAGCGTGAGCATGGATGACACGGTGCGTGGCTATCTTCAGGATTTGATCGACCTGAAAATGATCAATCCGTTGCTGCGGTTGCCGTTTCGGCGGTTGCTGCGGTTTCTGACCACGGGATTTTTGGCGCCGGTTTTTCGTGACGCGCTCGGTTTGTCGTGGAGTCCGCGCCAGCAACGCCGCTTCGAGCTGCTCTTCCTGCTGGTGTCGTTCGTGAATCGTTTCCTGCCGCCGTTCCTGCGCCAGGGCGGTAGCTGGGTGCTGTTGGGTGACGTGCGCCGGCGGGTGGCGCGCGGCGCGGCGCTGATCTGA
- a CDS encoding aldo/keto reductase, protein MGCTFFDTAERYGHGANEQLVGQALAPMQDEVVIATKLFITKTGDDMTRNDLSRQIREHLEASLSRLGTDHVELYYQHRVNKDIPVEDVAACMGELIGEGKILGLGSIASY, encoded by the coding sequence ATCGGCTGCACGTTCTTCGACACCGCCGAGCGCTACGGCCACGGCGCCAACGAACAACTTGTGGGACAAGCCCTGGCACCGATGCAGGACGAGGTCGTCATCGCCACCAAGCTGTTCATCACCAAAACCGGTGACGACATGACCCGCAACGACCTGTCGCGCCAGATCCGCGAACACCTCGAAGCGTCGCTTTCCAGGCTGGGCACCGATCACGTCGAGCTCTACTACCAGCACCGGGTCAACAAGGACATCCCCGTCGAAGACGTGGCGGCGTGCATGGGTGAGCTTATCGGCGAGGGCAAGATCCTGGGGTTGGGGTCAATCGCAAGCTACTGA
- a CDS encoding aldo/keto reductase yields MSLSARARSWGWGQSQATEDEVRRAHAVTPLTAVQSEYSIMERRFEKDVIPACEELGIGFVPFSPLASGFLSGKVEADTEYVGDDVRRVITRFDPRNIAANQPLLDLITGFAQENGATPAQISLAWMLHKNDFIVPILGSRQLDRIQENLGAAEVELTDEQFSRIEAELASIQIHGDRTDEDIAKLPQRQ; encoded by the coding sequence GTGAGCTTATCGGCGAGGGCAAGATCCTGGGGTTGGGGTCAATCGCAAGCTACTGAGGATGAGGTACGCCGCGCGCATGCCGTCACGCCGCTGACCGCGGTGCAAAGCGAATATTCCATCATGGAAAGGAGATTCGAGAAAGACGTCATTCCCGCCTGCGAGGAACTAGGCATCGGGTTTGTTCCGTTCAGCCCGCTGGCCAGTGGCTTTCTCTCCGGAAAAGTCGAAGCCGACACCGAATACGTCGGCGACGACGTGCGACGGGTGATCACCCGCTTCGATCCCCGCAACATCGCAGCCAACCAGCCCCTGCTGGATCTCATCACCGGCTTCGCCCAGGAGAACGGGGCCACCCCCGCCCAGATCTCCCTGGCGTGGATGCTGCACAAAAACGACTTCATCGTCCCCATCCTCGGATCACGTCAACTCGACAGAATCCAAGAAAATCTCGGGGCCGCCGAGGTCGAGCTCACCGACGAGCAGTTCAGCCGAATCGAGGCAGAACTGGCCAGCATCCAAATCCACGGCGATCGCACCGACGAGGACATCGCAAAGCTTCCCCAGAGGCAATGA
- a CDS encoding CoA transferase, with amino-acid sequence MTLAHTIGRPDMATGSRDATGLQREIHSAEVFAALSEWLSGIATKEVVALFGGRVPIGPVNTVADIYANPHVAAREMLVQVEQPGSNRPIALAGQPIKFTDTPAGVDRRAPLLGEHSLDEFLSRWSGPHLEAPQS; translated from the coding sequence TTGACGCTTGCCCATACCATCGGCCGACCCGACATGGCCACCGGCAGCCGCGACGCCACCGGTCTGCAGCGCGAGATCCACAGCGCCGAAGTCTTCGCCGCACTTAGTGAATGGCTATCGGGAATCGCCACCAAAGAGGTCGTCGCCCTTTTCGGTGGACGGGTCCCGATTGGGCCGGTCAACACCGTCGCCGACATCTACGCCAATCCCCACGTGGCAGCCCGGGAGATGCTCGTGCAAGTCGAACAGCCCGGCAGCAACCGGCCCATCGCCCTCGCCGGCCAACCCATCAAATTCACCGACACCCCAGCCGGCGTCGACCGACGCGCACCCCTGCTCGGCGAACACAGCCTCGACGAATTCCTCAGCCGATGGAGCGGGCCGCACCTGGAGGCTCCCCAAAGCTAA